One region of Hoeflea sp. 108 genomic DNA includes:
- a CDS encoding GNAT family N-acetyltransferase, with amino-acid sequence MPDGLTLLANRPEAFSEPELAAFAALVASGGQVPTDGLAHKVRQAELLVTISDGDSIVATSAIKTPSDDYRAYQFAEAGSVLDPENFRCEFGYVVVAPSHRNRGLGQMLAEKALSSWGTAPVYATTLIGNAAMHRVLEANGFVRSGAAYPDLDAPDDLLHLFVKTGT; translated from the coding sequence ATGCCAGACGGCCTGACGTTGCTTGCCAACCGGCCCGAGGCCTTTTCGGAGCCGGAACTTGCCGCCTTCGCTGCGCTTGTGGCTTCGGGTGGACAGGTGCCGACCGACGGGCTCGCGCACAAGGTGCGGCAGGCGGAGCTGCTGGTTACGATCTCCGACGGCGACAGCATCGTGGCCACCTCGGCGATCAAGACGCCGTCCGATGACTATCGCGCCTACCAGTTCGCCGAGGCCGGTTCGGTGCTCGATCCCGAAAACTTCCGCTGCGAGTTCGGCTATGTCGTGGTCGCTCCCAGCCATCGAAATCGGGGGCTGGGCCAAATGCTTGCCGAGAAGGCCCTTTCCTCCTGGGGCACGGCCCCTGTTTATGCGACGACGCTGATCGGAAACGCAGCGATGCATCGGGTGCTTGAGGCGAACGGTTTCGTGCGAAGCGGTGCGGCCTATCCCGATCTCGACGCGCCTGACGACCTCCTGCATCTGTTTGTGAAGACCGGGACCTGA
- a CDS encoding DUF4189 domain-containing protein — MFPKIRTGLIIAALVGLQATSALAFGAIAVNDSQGTSAEEAGYGLGWGSTQKEAENNAVSACKAVGNDTCEVAVWFEQCGAYAGDRVSYGIGFGETKKIAESKALEDCPNCKIIVSECQ; from the coding sequence ATGTTTCCGAAAATCAGAACCGGCCTGATCATCGCCGCGCTCGTCGGCTTGCAGGCCACGTCGGCGCTGGCGTTCGGTGCGATTGCCGTCAACGACTCGCAGGGCACGTCGGCCGAAGAGGCCGGCTACGGCCTGGGTTGGGGTTCGACGCAGAAGGAAGCCGAAAACAACGCTGTGTCGGCCTGCAAGGCAGTGGGCAACGACACTTGCGAAGTCGCGGTCTGGTTCGAGCAATGCGGCGCCTATGCCGGCGACCGGGTCAGTTATGGCATCGGCTTTGGCGAGACCAAGAAGATCGCCGAGAGCAAGGCGCTTGAAGACTGTCCGAACTGCAAGATCATCGTTTCGGAATGCCAGTAA
- a CDS encoding DUF982 domain-containing protein, translating into MENIRFETPVTVKGDAAGTPLLLRSAKEASAFLLNNWPGKKSPKHRAALQACSDAISGEKPAMAARRAFVAAAREAGIFINDKD; encoded by the coding sequence ATGGAAAATATCAGGTTTGAAACGCCCGTCACCGTAAAGGGCGATGCCGCCGGCACACCGCTGCTGCTGCGCAGTGCCAAGGAGGCCTCGGCTTTCCTGCTCAACAATTGGCCCGGCAAGAAAAGCCCCAAGCATCGCGCAGCCCTTCAGGCATGCTCCGACGCCATCTCGGGCGAAAAGCCGGCCATGGCTGCCCGGCGGGCCTTCGTCGCTGCGGCGCGCGAGGCCGGCATCTTCATCAACGACAAGGATTGA
- a CDS encoding type 1 glutamine amidotransferase — MKILVFQHLRVEHSGIFAEFWRNAGHSEHIVELDEGEAIPDLDGYDMLAVMGGPMDVWQEEQHPWLVPEKAAIRHWVRELRRPYLGICLGHQLLADALGGKVGLMKAPEVGLATVELTEAGRRDRLFSGVEPKIETLQWHGAEVSMLPEGGEVLAGNAACAIQAMRVGLNAYGFQYHMEITDRTVGDWSKIPEYAASLKQALGAEEAGRLAQTVAPYLQAFRKTASRINDNFFVATGG; from the coding sequence ATGAAAATCCTTGTATTCCAGCATCTCAGGGTCGAACACAGCGGCATCTTCGCCGAGTTCTGGCGCAATGCCGGGCATAGTGAGCACATCGTCGAACTGGACGAGGGCGAGGCGATCCCCGACCTCGACGGCTATGACATGCTGGCTGTGATGGGCGGGCCGATGGATGTGTGGCAGGAGGAGCAGCACCCTTGGCTCGTGCCTGAAAAGGCGGCGATCAGGCATTGGGTGCGCGAGCTCCGGAGGCCCTATCTCGGCATCTGCCTAGGGCACCAGCTGCTGGCCGATGCGCTGGGCGGTAAGGTCGGGCTGATGAAAGCGCCGGAGGTCGGGCTGGCGACGGTCGAATTGACCGAAGCGGGCCGCCGCGACCGGCTGTTTTCCGGCGTCGAGCCGAAGATCGAGACATTACAGTGGCACGGCGCGGAGGTGTCGATGCTGCCGGAAGGCGGAGAAGTGCTGGCCGGGAATGCCGCCTGCGCCATCCAGGCGATGCGCGTCGGCCTCAATGCCTACGGTTTCCAGTATCACATGGAGATCACCGACCGTACGGTTGGAGACTGGTCGAAGATCCCCGAATATGCGGCGAGCCTGAAGCAGGCGCTTGGGGCGGAGGAGGCGGGGCGTCTCGCCCAGACGGTCGCGCCTTATCTACAGGCGTTCCGCAAGACGGCCAGCCGCATCAACGACAATTTCTTTGTCGCCACGGGTGGTTGA
- a CDS encoding cupin domain-containing protein, translating to MSQFDKAVVSLPGSERFGRAPFGARVVIHATAADTNGAFGMWETFTPPGRGPEPHTHTRETEVFRVIKGTYRFRCGGDEFDAPAGTVVTLPPFVEHSWKNIGDEPGQMFAIVTPGGFEQLFIDIEVANADTPEEIAAIEARLGIVNEATMAL from the coding sequence ATGTCCCAGTTTGACAAGGCCGTAGTCTCGTTGCCCGGCAGCGAGCGTTTTGGCCGCGCGCCCTTCGGAGCCAGGGTCGTTATCCACGCCACCGCTGCCGACACCAACGGCGCCTTCGGTATGTGGGAGACCTTCACGCCGCCCGGCCGGGGCCCGGAGCCCCACACCCACACACGCGAGACCGAGGTCTTCCGCGTCATCAAGGGCACCTACAGGTTTCGCTGCGGCGGTGACGAGTTCGACGCCCCGGCCGGCACGGTGGTAACCCTGCCGCCCTTCGTCGAGCATTCCTGGAAAAACATCGGCGACGAGCCCGGCCAGATGTTCGCCATCGTCACGCCAGGTGGCTTCGAGCAACTGTTCATCGACATCGAGGTGGCGAACGCCGATACCCCAGAAGAGATAGCTGCGATCGAAGCCCGCCTCGGCATCGTCAACGAGGCGACAATGGCACTTTGA
- a CDS encoding sulfite exporter TauE/SafE family protein, translated as MHLRFMLEPLLLVATVGAVFVLAGLVKGVVGLGLPTIAMGLLGLVMLPAQAAAILLLPSFVTNIWQLLAGPNVSALTRRLWPMMVAVFLTTLASSGLITSIYTTTVTASLGLVLLAYAVLGLLRLRMSVPPAIEPWASPLVGAATGVMTGATGVFVIPAVPYLGGLGLGRDDLVQALGLSFTVSTAALAVGLWMNGAVPMQSLGISAYAVLPALLGMWLGGWLRGRIEPETFRRWFFAGLAVLGAHISWQGLAPAF; from the coding sequence ATGCATCTTCGCTTCATGCTGGAGCCCTTACTGCTGGTCGCAACAGTCGGTGCGGTCTTTGTTCTTGCCGGATTGGTCAAGGGCGTCGTCGGGCTTGGCCTGCCGACAATCGCCATGGGGCTGCTCGGCCTCGTCATGCTGCCGGCCCAGGCCGCCGCGATCCTGCTCCTGCCCTCCTTCGTCACCAACATCTGGCAATTGCTGGCCGGCCCGAATGTCTCCGCGCTGACGCGTCGCCTGTGGCCGATGATGGTTGCGGTCTTCCTCACCACCCTCGCCTCGAGCGGCCTCATCACCAGCATCTATACGACTACGGTCACGGCCAGCCTCGGCCTTGTGCTTCTCGCTTATGCCGTGCTCGGACTGCTCAGGCTGCGCATGTCGGTGCCCCCCGCCATCGAGCCCTGGGCCAGCCCGCTCGTCGGCGCCGCAACCGGAGTGATGACGGGCGCTACCGGTGTCTTCGTCATTCCGGCCGTGCCCTATCTCGGCGGCCTTGGCCTTGGCCGCGACGACCTGGTGCAGGCACTTGGCCTGTCCTTCACCGTCTCCACGGCAGCACTTGCCGTCGGGCTCTGGATGAACGGCGCGGTGCCCATGCAATCGCTCGGCATCTCGGCCTACGCTGTGCTGCCGGCATTGCTGGGTATGTGGCTGGGCGGCTGGCTGCGCGGCCGCATCGAACCGGAAACCTTCAGGCGTTGGTTCTTTGCCGGGCTCGCCGTCCTCGGCGCCCATATTTCCTGGCAGGGCCTGGCGCCAGCCTTCTAG
- a CDS encoding propionyl-CoA synthetase, whose product MSSRYHEVYDGWTRDPERFWAEAAEAIDWSKPWDKVFDAGAGVYGRWFTGAECNTCYNALDRHVASGRADQVALIHDSPITGTIKKFTYAELLAEVNALASVLRDHGIGKGDRVILYMPMVTEAAIAMLACARLGAIHSVVFGGFAAKELATRIDDATPKLIVSASCGIEPGRVIAYKPLLDQAIELSAHKPERCLILQRPQLPCDLVASRDLDYAEAVGAARAAGRTTECVSVAATDPLYVLYTSGTTGQPKGVVRDNGGHMVALKWSMENEFGVRPGEVFWAASDVGWVVGHSYIVYGPLLHGATTILFEGKPVGTPDAGTFWRVISEHGVVALFTAPTAFRAIKKEDPQGLFVPQYDLTKFRTLFLAGERADPETIKWAEQKLKVPVIDHWWQTETGHPISQNPVGLGLLPVKYGSPCVPMPGYDVRVLDDAGHDVPRGTLGNVVVKLPLPPGCLPTLWHADERFFNAYLAEFPGYYKTADAGYIDDDNYLFIMARTDDIINVAGHRLSTGGMEEVVAEHPDVAECAVIGIADAMKGQVPCGFIVLNSSVSRDMATIEKEVVGLVRDRIGPVAAFKMVVTIKRLPKTRSGKILRGTMQKIADHEEWKMPATIDDPAILDEITEALKARGIGV is encoded by the coding sequence ATGTCATCTCGCTATCATGAGGTCTATGACGGCTGGACGCGTGACCCCGAGCGGTTCTGGGCCGAGGCGGCAGAAGCAATCGACTGGTCCAAGCCCTGGGACAAGGTGTTCGACGCCGGTGCGGGCGTCTATGGCCGCTGGTTCACCGGAGCCGAATGCAACACCTGCTACAATGCGCTCGACCGCCACGTCGCGTCCGGCCGCGCCGACCAGGTGGCACTGATCCACGACAGCCCAATCACCGGCACGATCAAGAAATTCACCTATGCCGAACTTCTGGCCGAGGTGAATGCGCTGGCCAGCGTGCTGCGCGACCACGGCATCGGCAAGGGCGACCGCGTCATCCTCTACATGCCGATGGTGACGGAAGCAGCCATAGCCATGCTCGCCTGCGCTCGCTTGGGCGCCATCCATTCGGTCGTCTTCGGAGGTTTCGCCGCCAAGGAACTCGCCACCCGCATCGACGACGCCACACCGAAGCTGATCGTCTCGGCGTCCTGCGGCATCGAACCCGGCCGCGTCATCGCCTACAAGCCGCTGCTCGACCAGGCGATCGAACTCTCGGCCCACAAGCCCGAGCGCTGCCTCATCCTGCAGCGCCCTCAGCTGCCATGTGACCTCGTCGCCAGCCGCGACCTCGACTATGCCGAGGCGGTGGGGGCGGCACGCGCCGCTGGCCGCACCACCGAATGTGTCTCCGTCGCCGCCACAGATCCGCTCTACGTGCTCTACACCTCGGGCACCACGGGCCAGCCCAAGGGCGTAGTGCGTGACAATGGCGGCCACATGGTCGCGCTCAAATGGTCGATGGAGAACGAGTTCGGCGTCAGGCCGGGCGAGGTCTTCTGGGCCGCATCGGATGTCGGCTGGGTGGTCGGCCATTCCTACATCGTCTATGGCCCACTGCTGCACGGCGCCACCACCATCCTGTTCGAGGGCAAGCCGGTCGGCACACCTGACGCCGGCACGTTCTGGCGGGTCATTTCGGAACACGGTGTCGTCGCCCTGTTCACCGCGCCGACCGCCTTCCGCGCCATCAAGAAGGAAGATCCGCAAGGCCTCTTCGTTCCGCAGTATGACCTCACGAAATTCCGAACCCTGTTTCTCGCCGGCGAGCGCGCCGATCCCGAAACCATCAAATGGGCTGAGCAGAAGCTGAAGGTTCCTGTCATCGATCATTGGTGGCAGACAGAGACCGGCCACCCGATCAGCCAGAACCCTGTCGGGCTCGGCTTGCTGCCGGTCAAATACGGCTCGCCCTGCGTGCCGATGCCGGGCTACGACGTGCGTGTGCTCGACGATGCCGGCCATGACGTTCCGCGCGGCACGCTTGGCAATGTCGTGGTCAAGCTGCCTCTGCCGCCCGGCTGCCTTCCGACACTGTGGCACGCCGACGAGCGCTTCTTCAACGCGTACCTCGCCGAGTTCCCCGGCTATTACAAGACGGCCGATGCCGGCTACATCGACGACGACAACTACCTCTTCATCATGGCTCGCACCGACGACATCATCAACGTCGCCGGCCACCGCCTGTCGACCGGCGGCATGGAGGAAGTTGTGGCCGAGCACCCCGATGTCGCCGAATGCGCCGTCATCGGCATTGCCGACGCCATGAAGGGCCAGGTGCCCTGCGGCTTCATCGTGCTGAATTCCAGCGTTTCCCGCGACATGGCAACGATCGAAAAAGAAGTCGTCGGCCTCGTCCGCGACCGCATCGGCCCGGTCGCCGCCTTCAAGATGGTGGTCACCATCAAGCGCCTGCCCAAGACGCGCTCGGGAAAAATCCTGCGCGGCACCATGCAGAAGATCGCCGACCACGAGGAATGGAAAATGCCCGCTACCATCGACGATCCTGCCATCCTCGACGAAATCACGGAGGCGCTGAAGGCTCGAGGCATCGGAGTCTAG
- a CDS encoding alpha/beta-hydrolase family protein — MLRNWIVRYWYSFSLTGLLIGTLFFAASLTPTLIPRNYLTQGVLSGCSAAAGYGVGFFLRWLWHYLGLPEPKARFLRISKIVAVVACAAIGLAFLWRASEWQNSIRSVMGLEPVDSVHPLEVGALALVTFVILITLARLFKITLYFVSRHLNRFVPKRVSYVVGTTIAVIVFWSIADGVVFRYGLRFADSSFQRLDRLMPPDERQPTDPAKTGSAASLVRWQDLGRMGRSYVATAPTAAQIGALTGKPAKEPVRVYVGLQSAEKPQERARLALEELKRTGGFERSALVIITPTGTGWVDEQGIDPVEFLHNGDIASVAAQYSYLASWLSLLVEPGYGAEQARALFTEVYGYWRTLPKETRPKLYLYGLSLGALSSELSNELFEVLGDPYQGALWVGPPFPSRIWNAITTDRNPGTPQWLPEFRDGSYVRFTAQKNALAIPGAVWGPLRIVYLQYASDPITFFDAHAFYREPDWMKTPRGPDVSPELRWYPVVTFLQLVLDIAIGTTSPMGHGHVYAAEHYIDAWLEVTDVKDWSPEQVTRLKQHFIDARK, encoded by the coding sequence ATGCTGCGCAACTGGATCGTCAGATACTGGTACTCGTTCTCGCTGACGGGCCTGTTGATCGGCACCCTGTTCTTCGCCGCCTCGCTGACGCCGACGCTGATCCCGCGCAACTATCTCACCCAGGGCGTGCTGTCGGGCTGCTCGGCCGCCGCAGGCTACGGTGTCGGCTTCTTCCTGCGCTGGCTGTGGCACTATCTCGGCCTGCCCGAGCCGAAGGCGCGTTTCCTGCGCATCTCCAAGATCGTTGCTGTAGTCGCCTGCGCCGCAATCGGCCTTGCCTTCCTGTGGCGCGCCTCCGAATGGCAGAATTCGATCCGATCAGTCATGGGCCTCGAGCCGGTCGACAGCGTCCATCCGCTCGAGGTCGGCGCGCTGGCGCTGGTCACCTTCGTCATCCTCATCACACTCGCCCGGCTGTTCAAGATCACGCTCTATTTCGTCTCACGGCACCTCAACCGCTTCGTGCCAAAGCGTGTCTCTTATGTCGTCGGCACCACCATCGCCGTCATCGTCTTCTGGTCCATCGCCGACGGCGTCGTCTTCCGCTATGGCCTGCGCTTTGCCGACAGCTCGTTCCAGCGCCTCGACCGCCTGATGCCGCCGGACGAGCGGCAACCGACCGATCCGGCCAAGACCGGCAGTGCCGCCTCGCTTGTCCGCTGGCAGGATCTCGGCCGCATGGGCCGCTCTTACGTCGCAACCGCGCCGACCGCTGCCCAGATTGGGGCACTCACCGGCAAGCCAGCCAAGGAACCGGTCCGCGTCTATGTCGGGCTGCAATCCGCCGAAAAGCCACAAGAGCGTGCCCGCCTCGCACTCGAAGAACTCAAGCGCACCGGCGGCTTCGAGCGCTCGGCCCTTGTCATCATCACGCCCACCGGCACCGGATGGGTCGATGAACAGGGCATCGATCCCGTCGAGTTCCTGCACAATGGCGACATCGCCAGTGTCGCGGCGCAATATTCCTATCTGGCCAGCTGGCTGTCGCTGCTGGTCGAGCCTGGCTACGGCGCCGAGCAGGCCCGCGCCCTGTTCACCGAGGTCTATGGCTACTGGCGCACCCTGCCCAAGGAGACACGGCCGAAGCTTTATCTCTACGGCCTCAGTCTCGGCGCGCTCTCGTCCGAGCTGTCCAACGAGCTGTTCGAGGTGCTGGGCGATCCCTACCAGGGCGCACTATGGGTCGGCCCACCCTTCCCCAGTCGCATCTGGAACGCCATCACCACCGACCGTAATCCCGGCACGCCCCAATGGCTGCCCGAGTTCCGCGACGGCTCCTATGTCCGCTTCACCGCCCAGAAGAACGCGTTGGCCATTCCCGGCGCCGTCTGGGGCCCGCTGCGCATCGTCTACCTGCAATATGCCAGCGACCCGATCACCTTTTTCGACGCGCACGCCTTCTACCGCGAGCCGGACTGGATGAAGACGCCCCGCGGCCCCGATGTCTCGCCCGAACTGCGCTGGTATCCGGTCGTCACCTTCCTGCAACTCGTCCTCGACATCGCCATCGGCACCACCTCGCCCATGGGCCATGGCCACGTCTACGCCGCTGAGCACTATATCGATGCCTGGCTCGAGGTGACCGACGTCAAGGACTGGTCACCGGAACAGGTAACGCGGCTGAAGCAGCACTTCATCGACGCGCGCAAGTAG
- the ybaK gene encoding Cys-tRNA(Pro) deacylase, translating to MSKTTPATLVLSKSGIPFALATYDYDAGAERVGLQAAEAMGVSPGIVLKTLMVEVDGKPACVVVPSDQEVNMKKVAAAFGGKAAQMMKPDNAERLTGYKVGGISPFGQRKQVPTAIEELATLEDEVFLNGGQRGLQIRMRPDDLIAALGAKVADLIR from the coding sequence ATGTCCAAGACCACTCCCGCTACGCTCGTGCTCTCCAAGTCGGGCATCCCGTTCGCGCTTGCGACCTATGACTACGATGCCGGGGCCGAGCGTGTCGGGTTGCAGGCGGCCGAGGCGATGGGGGTTTCACCTGGCATCGTGCTCAAGACGCTGATGGTCGAGGTCGACGGCAAACCGGCCTGCGTGGTGGTGCCCTCCGACCAGGAGGTCAACATGAAGAAGGTGGCGGCGGCCTTCGGCGGAAAGGCGGCGCAGATGATGAAGCCCGACAATGCCGAGCGGTTGACCGGCTACAAGGTCGGCGGCATCTCCCCCTTCGGCCAGCGTAAGCAGGTGCCGACTGCTATCGAGGAATTGGCGACGCTGGAGGACGAGGTCTTCCTCAACGGCGGACAGCGCGGCCTGCAGATCCGCATGCGCCCGGACGACCTGATCGCCGCACTGGGCGCCAAGGTGGCCGACCTCATCCGCTGA
- a CDS encoding PspA/IM30 family protein codes for MKSANYKLILDESGRNDLADTFRAYAGVRDILDALTPSNRADTFELQRLAYEQIRLQTGLPARLVTNGIREYAAGLWSADRLPLDEKLMSFKGVDSVSLATLHGRLIASFLVTGYSETTEKISLSHLIRQDGTYSLSVPLSREMQNKEIDAMQTESISGRVSRLAAGLVTTVIDSLERKAPEAVAEQAIREIDKAADELKSGLAALIAERKRYAMQREDLLEEHVGLDANIRVALRSGREDLARAGIGRQDDINAQVASIDKLVDDVDVRIADSRAALNAAAAARRDAEERVKIARRASQHQTQGQATAAAIRHPSPEDRIAAALSAVGRLTDLPAGASRSEDLAELEAFGRDRRIDDRLAALREEIENKE; via the coding sequence ATGAAGTCTGCGAACTACAAGCTTATCCTAGATGAAAGCGGCCGCAACGACCTTGCCGATACGTTTCGTGCCTATGCAGGCGTTCGCGACATCTTGGATGCGCTCACGCCGTCCAACCGTGCCGACACTTTCGAACTGCAGCGCCTGGCCTACGAGCAGATCAGATTGCAGACAGGCTTGCCTGCCCGCCTGGTGACCAACGGTATCCGCGAATACGCCGCCGGCCTGTGGTCGGCGGACCGGCTGCCGCTCGACGAAAAGCTGATGTCGTTCAAGGGCGTGGACAGCGTATCCCTGGCCACCCTCCACGGCCGCCTGATCGCCAGTTTCCTGGTAACAGGATACAGCGAAACAACTGAAAAGATTTCACTTTCTCACCTCATCCGGCAGGATGGAACCTATTCGCTGTCAGTGCCTCTTTCCCGAGAGATGCAAAACAAGGAGATCGACGCCATGCAGACCGAGTCCATTTCCGGTCGAGTGTCCCGCCTCGCGGCAGGCCTCGTGACCACCGTCATCGACAGCCTCGAGCGCAAGGCACCCGAAGCGGTTGCCGAGCAGGCCATCCGCGAGATCGACAAGGCTGCCGACGAGCTCAAGTCCGGCCTTGCCGCGCTCATCGCCGAGCGCAAGCGTTATGCCATGCAGCGCGAAGATCTACTTGAGGAACATGTCGGGCTCGACGCCAACATCCGTGTTGCACTGCGTTCCGGCCGTGAAGACCTGGCGCGTGCAGGTATAGGCCGCCAGGACGATATCAATGCCCAGGTCGCTTCCATCGACAAGCTGGTCGATGATGTCGATGTCCGCATTGCGGACTCCAGAGCCGCCCTCAATGCCGCTGCCGCAGCCCGCCGCGATGCCGAGGAGCGGGTGAAGATCGCACGCCGCGCCAGCCAGCATCAGACGCAGGGCCAGGCCACGGCCGCCGCGATCCGTCACCCCTCCCCTGAAGACAGGATCGCCGCTGCCCTCAGCGCCGTCGGCCGGCTGACCGACTTGCCGGCGGGTGCGTCCCGCAGCGAAGATCTTGCCGAGCTCGAGGCATTCGGGCGAGATCGAAGAATTGACGACCGGCTGGCCGCCCTGCGCGAAGAGATCGAGAACAAGGAATAA
- a CDS encoding OB-fold-containig protein, giving the protein MLQDFTSASTLYLYPLLAGLSLGVLQIVVYFAGSVSLGDSVADMIDGTSIGELFDWLNFGRVPFSILGMLLLTSFGATGMLLDGTISALPAWTYAIVAAPVAVGVTKLVGNGIAKVLPRDESYAVTREHMIGRRGIVTLGPLDDGVPGAIRVRDEHGDLHTVKARPADPGSVIDKGAEVVVVSAVPGSDRIFLVIPFTSE; this is encoded by the coding sequence ATGCTTCAGGACTTCACGTCCGCCTCAACGCTTTATCTTTACCCATTGCTCGCCGGGCTGAGCCTCGGCGTGCTGCAAATTGTCGTCTACTTCGCCGGCAGCGTCTCGCTCGGCGATTCAGTGGCCGACATGATCGACGGTACCAGCATCGGCGAGTTGTTCGACTGGCTGAACTTCGGCCGCGTGCCGTTCTCTATTCTCGGTATGCTGCTGCTAACCAGCTTCGGTGCAACAGGCATGCTGCTCGACGGCACGATCTCGGCCCTGCCGGCTTGGACCTACGCCATAGTTGCAGCACCCGTTGCGGTCGGCGTCACCAAGCTGGTCGGCAACGGCATCGCCAAGGTGTTGCCGCGTGACGAAAGTTACGCGGTGACGCGCGAGCACATGATCGGCCGGCGCGGCATTGTCACCCTTGGCCCGCTCGACGACGGTGTGCCCGGCGCAATCCGCGTTCGCGATGAGCACGGCGACCTGCACACCGTCAAGGCGCGGCCCGCCGACCCTGGCAGCGTTATCGACAAGGGGGCCGAGGTGGTCGTGGTTTCGGCCGTGCCCGGCAGTGATCGCATCTTTCTGGTCATCCCCTTCACCAGCGAGTGA
- a CDS encoding flotillin domain-containing protein, with product MEAIQEFLIWAAIVAVIVAAIGFTFGRLYHRAERDEAFVRTGVGGRRVVKDGGALILPVVHALARVKLNTVKLVVDRRREDAFITADRMRVDIRAEFYVRVDGTDDGIGLAAQTLGDRVNDPKAIQDLVEAKLVDALRSVAARNTLDQLHESRSDFVKAVQDAVETDLRSNGLELESVSLTGLDQTPKEFFNETNAFDAVGLAKLTTITEQRRKERNEITRQTEVAIAEQDMTAAKQRFALKRQEEEARLDQQRDVANKEALTRAEKAKAEEDAKLAEQSAQIEREREIAERSAAASKAREEARINSERDVELSRQTMAVAIAKKSEETLRAEAKAREAEALSVAAHEKVQTAREREIADRNRQIAILQAQEAAESEAVTVTVSATAEKAAAEDRAEATLVEARASAEAMKVRAEGIQVEGEAHAQTIRARNEASNTLSDKMIQFELTQARISMLPEALKALMEPASRIESIRVFDTQGFSAGRSGGDGANRSGAGDLADQLLRFTGNKPLIDALLAAAGMDGAGGTLKDLVTPNPAYADAEPELVEAYDVDEEATATPQG from the coding sequence TTGGAAGCTATCCAGGAATTCCTGATATGGGCCGCTATCGTTGCGGTCATCGTTGCCGCCATCGGCTTCACCTTCGGCCGGCTGTACCACCGCGCCGAACGTGACGAGGCCTTCGTCCGTACTGGCGTCGGCGGGCGCCGCGTCGTCAAGGACGGCGGCGCGCTCATCCTGCCGGTTGTCCATGCGCTGGCACGGGTCAAGCTCAACACCGTCAAGCTGGTGGTCGACCGCCGCCGCGAAGATGCCTTCATCACCGCCGACCGCATGCGCGTCGACATCCGTGCCGAATTCTACGTCCGTGTCGACGGCACCGACGACGGCATCGGCCTGGCCGCCCAGACGCTGGGCGACCGCGTCAACGACCCCAAGGCGATCCAGGATCTGGTCGAAGCCAAGCTCGTCGATGCCCTGCGCTCAGTGGCTGCCCGCAACACCCTCGACCAGTTGCATGAAAGCCGCTCCGACTTCGTCAAGGCGGTGCAGGACGCCGTCGAGACCGATCTGCGCTCCAACGGTCTTGAGCTGGAATCGGTCAGCCTCACCGGCCTCGACCAGACGCCGAAGGAGTTCTTCAACGAGACCAATGCGTTCGATGCCGTCGGCCTGGCCAAGCTCACCACCATCACCGAGCAACGCCGCAAGGAGCGCAACGAGATCACCCGTCAGACCGAAGTGGCGATCGCCGAGCAGGACATGACAGCCGCCAAGCAGCGTTTCGCCCTCAAGCGCCAGGAAGAAGAGGCCCGCCTCGACCAGCAGCGCGACGTCGCCAACAAGGAAGCGCTGACCCGCGCCGAGAAGGCCAAGGCCGAGGAAGACGCCAAGCTTGCCGAGCAGAGCGCACAGATCGAGCGTGAGCGCGAGATCGCCGAGCGTTCGGCTGCCGCCAGCAAGGCCAGGGAAGAGGCCCGCATCAACTCCGAACGCGATGTCGAACTGAGCCGCCAGACCATGGCAGTCGCCATCGCCAAGAAGAGCGAAGAGACGCTGCGCGCCGAGGCCAAGGCGCGCGAGGCAGAGGCCCTGAGCGTTGCGGCCCACGAAAAGGTGCAGACGGCCCGCGAGCGCGAAATCGCCGACCGTAACCGTCAGATCGCCATCCTGCAGGCGCAGGAGGCGGCCGAATCCGAGGCCGTCACCGTCACCGTCAGCGCCACCGCCGAAAAGGCCGCGGCAGAGGATCGTGCCGAGGCGACGCTCGTCGAGGCACGTGCCAGCGCCGAGGCGATGAAGGTGCGCGCCGAAGGCATCCAGGTCGAGGGCGAGGCCCATGCCCAGACCATCCGGGCCCGCAACGAGGCGTCGAACACGCTGTCCGACAAGATGATCCAGTTCGAGCTGACCCAGGCCCGCATCAGCATGCTGCCGGAAGCGCTCAAGGCGCTGATGGAGCCGGCAAGCCGCATCGAGAGCATCCGCGTATTCGACACGCAGGGCTTCTCCGCCGGCCGCTCGGGCGGCGACGGCGCCAACCGCTCCGGCGCGGGCGACCTCGCCGACCAACTGCTGCGCTTCACCGGCAACAAGCCGCTGATCGACGCGCTGCTGGCCGCGGCCGGCATGGACGGCGCAGGCGGAACCCTCAAGGATCTCGTTACGCCCAACCCGGCCTATGCCGACGCAGAGCCTGAACTTGTCGAAGCCTACGACGTCGACGAAGAAGCGACGGCGACACCACAGGGCTGA